The Spirosoma sp. SC4-14 DNA window GCCTGCCCAAAGCTCACAATAGCCAGGTCTGTTGGCACTTTTACGCCCAGCTCATTCACATACTTCAGACCGCCAAGGGCCAGGCTATAGGTCGCAAACAGGATCGAATCGACGGGTTGGCTCCCCGCCAGCATTTCGTCAATAGCGGCTTTTACCCCCTTTTCGATGTTATTCATCCGAACCCGCTTCAGCCACGATTTCTGAAAACCAGGCAGTGCATCGCGCAGCGCATCCTGATACCCACGTATCCGCTCCTGCATATGGTACATCTTCGATTCGTAGGCAATCATTCCCACCCGCTGGTAGCCATTCTTTACCAGATGCAAACCAGCCTCATAGGATGCCTTATAATGGTCGGTCGAGACAAAATCGGTCTGTATTTCCGGGAAATACCGGTCCAGCAATACAAAGGGTATGTTTTTATCGTTCAGATACTGAATCTGCGACTCCGAGTTTTCGGCCGATACGATAATAAATCCATCAACCTGCCTGTTGATCAACACATTGAGCAGATCGCGCGATTTGTCGGCATTTTCGTCCGAACTCCCAATAATGACTGTATATCCGTTTCGTTTTGCTTCATCTTCAACAACCCGGGCGATATTGGCAAAAAACGGGTTCGAAATATCGGCAATGATTAAGCCGATGGTATGCGTTTTTCCACTCCGAAGGCTCTTGGCCAGATGATTGGGCTGGTAGTTCAGTTCGGCGGCAATCTGCCTGATTTTGATGGCGATTTCCTGACCAACCCGACTCTCTTTTTCTTTTCCATTCAGAACATACGACACTAAAGCAGTTGAAACCCCTGCCTTTTGAGCTATATCCTTTAACGAAGTTTTTTTAGTACTCATCTAGTTTTTACGGCGTTCAAATCTATGCTTAATCCTTTAAACAAAAAAATATTCAACAATATATTTTAATATATATTTAACAAAAAACCCTATTTGGGTTTACCCCACGCGCTAAAGTTCCACGAGTCGATACCCGGAGGGCGTTTCCAGTTCAAGTTTTTTTCATTCCGATTCCTGGCCCTTTTTCGTTGCTTCATCTATACCTATCTTTCAAAAAGCAGGTGTCCGGTTCCAATTTTGGTGCATCAAACAACGATCTACTCATGAAAACATTAGTAATTGGAGGCACCGGAACCGTTGGCAGCCAGGTGGTGGCTGAGTTGCTGCGCCAACAGGCATCTGTTCGGGTGTTGGTAACCTCTTCCGATAAAGCCGCTTTGTTGCCCGAAGGCGTCGAAGCTGTAGCTGGTAACATGAACGAACCCGCAACATTGCCCAACGCTTTCGATGGTATCGAAACCGTGTTTCTGCTGAATCGGCAAAGTCATACCGAAGCCGCGCAGGCACAGTTTGCCATCGCATCGGCCAAACGGGCTGGTGTGCGTAAAATCGTGTATCAGAGCATTCATAATGTGCGCAATGCTCCGCACATCCCTCACTTTCGGCCAAAAATTACCGTCGAAAACGTATTGAAGCAGTCAGGTCTGGCATATGTGCTGGTGAGCCCGAATAACTTTTTTCAGAATGATTTCTGGTTTGCCAGAGCCATTGGCGACTATGGCATTTACCCGCAACCCATTGGCAATATTGGCCTAAACCGGGTCGATGTGCGCGACATTGCCGAAGTAGCCGCCAAAGTGATGCTGAGTGACGCCTATAATGGTCTGACGATTCCGCTTGTGGGCCCACATAAACTAACCGGTCCCGATACAGCCCACATCCTGAGCGAACAACTGGGGCAAGCGGTTCGCTATGCCGGAAATGATCTGGAAAGCTGGGCTACAGAAGCGAAGAAAACAACGCCCGAATGGCTGGTAGAAGACTGGAAAACGATGTATCGGTTCTTTCAGGACGAAGGACTGCGTGCCTCAGCCAACGACCTTCACCTGCTGACCGAGGTGTTGGGCCGGGCGCCACGGAGCTACGCCGATTTTGTTGCCGAACACACTTCTGTATTTGCACAGCCAGTGGCAGCCGTCTAGTTTTTATTCAACTCGAAGCAGTTTAACCAATTTCCCGTTCAGACTACATCCTATACAAATCGTTGTTGAACAGCCCGGCCGTTCGGCAACGATTTTTTCGTTGAAAAGAGCAAACGATTGCACACGGTTTCTCCAACAACCCGCGTACTCAGTCAGTAGAGACCCCTTAGCGCCTTCTAGGCATAATTTAGCCTAATAATCAGGTTTTTGCTCTGCACTCCCATCCAGAATTGATTTCAACCTGCCTATGCCCCACTACACCTGAAACCTTACTACAGGGTTTGGGACCTACTCATAGCAGTGGGGTTACGTGTAATTTAGCGGTATTAAATCCTGTTCGGATCGTCAAGCCAAACCTTACTTTTCATGAAACTACTACTTACCTGTCTGATTTGCGGACTGCTCAGTTTCCCTCTGTTTGCGCAGACCAAGTATGCGATTTTGCCGAAGCCTGTACGGCTCGAAGAACGGAGTGGTTCGTTTACCATCCCGGCCAAACTAACCATCGCCGTTCCGGCCAATAACGCCGACGTGCGCCAGATTGCCCGGCTTCTGGCCGACCAGCTTGCCAAATCGACCGGCTATAGCCCTAACATTACGACCGGAAAAGCGGCCAAAGGTATTTCGTTTGTAAGCGCCAAAGGGCCAGAACTGGGTGCTGAAGGCTATAAGCTGACGGTTTCGCCCAAACAGATTGTGATCATGGCCGAACAGCCTGCTGGCTTTTTCTACGGCGTTCAGTCACTGATGCAACTTATGCCAGCGGCCATTTTCAGCCCTGCTAAAGTGGACGGGGTAAGCTGGACTGTTCCTGCCTGCGTGGTCGAAGACCAGCCGCGCTATAGCTACCGGGGTTCTATGCTCGATGCGGGGCGTAATTTTATGCCCGTTCCATTCATCAAAAAATACATCGACCTGCTGGCGCTCCACAAAATGAATACGTTTCACTGGCACCTGACCGAAGATCAGGGCTGGCGGATCGAAATCAAAAAGTACCCGAAACTCACGCAGATCAGTTCGATCCGTCCTAAATCGATGATCGGTCGATATAGCGACAACGCCTACGACAACAAACCTTATGGTGGTTTCTACACCCAGGACGAAGTTCGGGATGTGGTCAACTATGCCCAGTCGCGCTATGTTACGGTTATTCCCGAAATAGAAATGCCGGGGCATTCCGTTGCCGTACTGGCTGCTTACCCCGAGTTCGGCAGTAATCCCGATAAAATTCTGGAAGTAGCCAGCAAATGGGGCGTTCATGACGATGTGCTTTTCCCGCGCGAAGAAACGTTCCGGTTTCTGGAAGATGTGCTGACCGAAGTAATGGATCTGTTTCCGAGTCAGTACATTCATATTGGTGGCGACGAATGCCCTAAAACCCAATGGAAGCAGAGCCGTTTCTGCCAGGACATGATCAAAAAAGAAGGGCTGAAAGACGAGCATGAACTCCAGAGCTATTTTATCCGGCGCATCGATAAATTCATCAGCTCGAAAGGTCGGCGACTGGTTGGCTGGGACGAAATTCTGGAAGGCGGCCTTTCGCCCAATGCTACGGTTATGAGCTGGCGGGGCATCAAGGGTGGCATTGCAGCCGCCCGGCAGAATCACGACGTCATTATGACACCCAATACGTATTGCTATCTGGACTACTATCAGGCCGATCCGAAAACCCAGCCCATTGCTATTGGTGGTTTTCTACCCCTCGAAAAAGTCTATAGCTTTAATCCATCCGTATCCGACAGTCTGACAACCGACCAGGCAAAACACGTACTGGGTGTTCAGGCCAATATCTGGACTGAATACATGCCAACGACGCCTTATGTCGAATACATGGCTTTCCCACGATTGATTGCCGTGGCCGAAACAGCCTGGACACCGAAAGAAGGTAAGAACTTCGACGATTTCAAACAGCGACTGGACCTCCACAATAAACGGCTCGATTACCTGAAGGTCAACTATTTCGGAGCACCCATCAACAATTCATTCCCGTATCAGTGGCCTAAGAAGTGAGTATGTAGTTTATAGTTGCTCCGCCAATTAGTGCCCTTTACTGCGGAGCAACTATAAACTATAAACCCATCTCCCGAATGCTGGCTTCGGCATAACCGGCACCGGAACTCATGCCTTTGCCACCGATGCCGGTTATGATTCGGATATTTTCGTCGACGTCGTATTCGAAGATTTCAGCTTTCGTCTGACTGTAGAACCCAGCCCAGGTTTTGCGAACCTCCAGCGGAAACGTAACAATCCGCCGGGCTTCGGTCAGCATCAGTTGATTGATGTAGTCCTGCGTATGAAAGCCCAGGTCTTCAGCTTTGGTAGCGTCGGCATATTCGTGCGAGTCGCCAACAATAAATGATCCGTCGATGGCCTGTTTGAACAGGATATGAATGCCCCACTTCTGCAATTCGGCCAGGTGTTCAGGCTTTGGGATGCTTGCATAGGACGGGCACTCCTGAAACGATTCGTAGCGCCGGATGGTAAGACCCGTCAACATATTTCCGGGCAAGGTCACTCCGGCAACGGGCTCAACCAAAAGCATCTGCAATTTGCTAACCACCAATCCGGCATCGGCCAACTGTTCAGGAAACAGCAAACGTACCTCATGTCCACTACAGATCAGCACACGACCGGCCTGAAACCGCTGCTTATTGGCCAACGTCAGAATAGCACCACCGTAGTTTGACTGACAATCGACGACTACCGACCCGGGTCGGTAGTCGACACCGTATTTTTTCTGAGCGAAGGCAATCAGCCGGTGAATCATCTGCTCAGGTTCTACACTCAGTTCGTCCGGAAAAAACAGCCCTCCTACCACGTAATCAGGTTGTAGCAATGGGTATTTTGTCAGGCACTGCAGTTTAGACAGCAGTTCGCAGGGGTAGCCAATGGCCTGATAGCGGTCATATAATTCGTTGGCCAACACCCATTCGTCGGAGTCAGATGCAATATAAACCGTACCATTAGCCCGTACTGTCAGATCGGTCTGGCTCTGAATATCGCGGTAGATCTCCAGACTCCGACGACCGTACTCGAACCACCGCCCGGCCAGGCCCGACGGCACTACCTGCCCAAAATTTCGGACAGTTGCGCCAATTGGATACTGGTCTTTTTCGAGCAAAAGCACCCGTTGTCCGGCTTTGGCAGCATGATAGGCATGAAAAGCCCCCAGCGCTCCCGCACCCACAACAATCAGATCGTATGTAGCCATAAGAAAATTAATCGGTTATGCACCTACGGTGAGTTCATTGGCCCCCAGCAAAGCGGGCAATTCCTTCAGGGAGCCAAGCAGGCGGTCGTGTGGATAGGCTTCCAGTTGCTCCTGCGAATGTGTACCATTGGTAACACCGAGGTTAAGGGCAACACCAGCGGCCCGACCCGACAACAGATCGGAAGGCGTATCGCCAATGTTGACAACCGCTTTGGAATCGCTGATGCCCAGCCACTGAATAGCTCGTTCAATCATATAGGGATACGGCCGCCCCCGTTCGACCTCATCGCTGGCGATAGACAGTTGAATAATGCTATCGGCCGACCCCATCCGGCGGTTATCGAGCCCTTCCAGCCAGCCAAGTTTTTCCAGAATAATATCCGTTACCGTCCGATAGAAACCCGTTGTGAGCGCAATGGCAATACCACGTTCGCGCAGATAGGCAAAAGTTTCCAGACAACCTTCGGTTGGCGTAGCGCCCTGCGTGCGGTAATGATTTTCGAGAATGCGCTGAAAGGCGGCATACGACACATCGACATGCTGAGGCACATCGGGATGCATTTCGCCCAGTTGTTCTTTCCAGAGGGTACTGAACACATACCGCTTCGAAAGCCCCTGCATGGCCAGAATTCGCTCGTCCGACGCGATCAGGCCGGTTTCGGCGGCTGCTTCGGCAAAGCATCGCTCTACCTCATGGTGGTCGGTCACGGTGGTACCGGCCATATCGAAAACCACTAATTCAATAGATTGCATCGTTGGTCAGAAAAAAAGAGGTGGTAAAAAAACACAAACTTTTGGTACTTACCAGTAAATCGGTGTTAAGAAATAGAGAAAAAAAAGCCCGTCGGCAATGAGTTCGGCTACCAATCAACGGCCCAAACCAGGCTATTTGGTTCGGATAACGGTCAGTTTTTTCATTAGTTCTTTACGGCTGGCAACCGGTATCTGGATCGGTATTTTATGGTTGACCATATAGAGGTAATTGCTTTCCAGCCGTTCGATGTGGTTGATGTTTACGAGTAACGACCGCGACAGCCGGAAAAAATTGGATTGCGGAAAATACTGGGCCAAATGACTCAGACTGGTGCTAATATGATGAACCGTTTCTTTACCGACCATAAACACCCGAACATACGACCCATCGGCTTTGAGGTACAACACATTGTTGGTATCGATTTTTTCGTATCCTTTATCGATGGGTAAAAATAAGTGCCCTGGCGGCACGTCGGCTGTTGGCTGTACGGCATTTTCGAAATTATGGTAGGCCAGTTCAATCTGAAGTTTCAGCTCATGGCTCTGAAACGGTTTCAGCAAATAAGCCGAGGGCAGCGTTTCCTTGGCCGACTGGAATGTCTGTATTTCCGAATTGGCCGTCAGGTAGATTATAGGAATACGCCGTATAGCCAGCAGTTCCTTTGCGGTGTCAATACCATCGCGAGATCCGTTCAGTTGGATGTCGATCAGGGCCAGATCGACCGGGTATTTCCGAAAAGCGTCTATTGCTTCCTGATACGTACGGGCAGTTGCTACCACCGTATGACCAGCCTCCTGAAGCGTCTCCTGCAAATCCATAGCCGTTATGGCCTGATCTTCAACGACTAATATTCTCAATCCATTCATACTGACTCTTAAACAGTAAACTCCAGTGTAAATACGGCACCGGTCGCCGTATACCGATCATTGGTATTAAATATCCCTACGCCATCGAGCTGTTCAACCTGCGACTGAATTAACGTCATTCCAAACGTTTTCATTTTTGTTGCATTGCGCGTCATCGGCTCCAATGCGGGTTGGTCGGTTTTTGTTAATCCAGGACCATTATCGGCCACCACAAGCTGAATGCGGCTACCCGTTTTCCTGCAACTCACCCAGAGCAACGGGTCTTTATTTCCAGGAAATGCATATTTGCAGGAATTAGTTACCAATTCGTTAATAATTAACCCCAGCGGAATGGCTTTATCAGCAGTTAAATCAATTTTATCGATTGAAAAATGATGTTCGGCATGGGTAAATCCATAGGTATGGAGGATTCCGGTAATGAGCTCCTCAATAAACTCGTCAAGCCGAACCTGAGCCAGCTTATCGCCATCGTAGAGCCGTCGGTGCAGAATGGCCATTGACTGAACGCGTAACTGACTTTCCTCGACTGCTTTTTTAGCCGTTGCGTCGGAGAGTCGTTTGGCCTGGAGATTTAGCAGGCTCGATACAATCTGGAGGTTATTTTTAACACGATGATTCTGTTCTTTAACCAGTTCTGCATTCTGTCGGCTTATCCGCTGATTTTTTCGATATAACCGAAAAAAAACGATGCTCATGCCAATGGTCATCATCAACAGGGCCGATACAGCGAGCGTAAATCGCTGTTGTGTTTGAAGGGTAGCGGCCTGGAGCGTCAGTTCCCGTTTCTGCGATTTTAGCAGCGATTCTTTTTTTTCACTTTCATACTCCATATTGATCCGGCTCACAGCCCCATTCCGATCTTCCAGCAGCATGGTCTTTTCCAACTGGCTCAGCTTTTTCAGGCGCTGATAGGCTTTTGCCCATTGACCAGTTGTTTCGTAATAGTCGACAAACTCACGTTCCATTCCGATGAGGTAATCGAGTTCGTTCATGTTTGCCTGCTTGTATAGTGTTTCGGCCTGCTGCAGGATGGCATAGGCCCGTTCGGGCTTGCCCGTTAGTCGATAAGCCGTGGCCAGATGGACCATTGTATTGATCTGAATCCCTGGTTTATGCTTTAGGGAGTAGAGATGGAGTGCCTTTTCGAGGTAGGTAATCGATTTTGGATTTTGTGTTCTGGTCAGAAACTGACCAACCAGCAGATCAGCTTCGGCAATAGCCAGTGTATCGTTTAGCCGATGACCCAGTGTTCGCACCGCGTTGTAACAGGCAAGAATGCTGTCGGACTTCACGTTATCATGCTGCCACTGTCCATCCCACACAATTTCGTAGGCTTGCCCCAGTGCGCCATAGGCCCGTAATAACCCTTCATCGGAATGAATTCGCTGAAATACCTGAAGCGACTGCCGTACATAGTGCAGCGCATCGTCCATGTCGTTCTGCCGACTTTCGTTTTCGTACAGGCGAACATAAAGCCGGCCTAACTCGAATGAATCGCCACGACGTTCCTGGATTCCGAGCGATTTAAGAAAATAGCGCTGCGAGGCCGCATAATCGCCCGCAAATGCATGGGTTTTACCGTAGAGATACCACGCTTCGGCCAGCAGCAGCGAATCATTTTCCCGAAGCGCCTTCTGTTCTGTTTGCTGCGCATTCTGAAGTCGTTTTTCGTTAAGGCTCAGATGTATCGCTTTCTGAGCCCTACTTTGGCCCAAAGCCATACTTAACAGTACCAGCAGGCACACAGAACGCGGGTTTGACCAAAACATCGGGGTGTGGGAAACGAATAGAAGAGGCCCTACCCGTTTGCTATCAAATGTAAAAAACTCTCTTCCAAAGAAAAAAGACGGAGTTTGCAAGAAAATCCAGTGGATTCACAAACCCAGCATTGCCAAAGTAATTAGAATGAGGCATGTTTGATCTAAAATCAACGATAAACCTCTAGGCTACGGGTATTATTTCAGGGCTTATTTTTGATTATCCGGTGCTTTCTGTTACTATCTACACCTATTTTTGAGTGGGTTTTCCCGGTTGGCGCTTCTAGTATAGCTGCTGTAATGTAAGTATGCGCTAACTGTTTTTAGTGGCTTGACAGCAAAAATGCCCAGCATAGGTAGGTCTATGTCGGGCATTTTTAGTAACAGCATCCTAACGGCGGGCAGCCATCAGGCTCCTTCCCGAAGTTTCAGGATCAGCTCGGTTTTCAGTTCGTGCAGGTGTTTCTCTAAACCAACCGGATAGGTATGCGGATTGACAAATCGTTTTACGCCCGGATGCAAACCCGCAAGCTGGGTCTGTACCCGGTTGCGAATGGTATGAATATCGGGATTTTCATACACACAGTTTCCCGACCGAAACACGGGCACCAATAGATCTTCATAGGGCTGATCGGCATCAAATTTCCGACGTTTTGTAAAATCCAGCGGGTCGATCATGGTCATGGGTGTTGGCGTTGGCGCAATACGGGCATTGCTTTCGTCGTAGATCATATCGGCCACAAAGCCCTGCTCGTTTCGAAACCGCCGAACCTGTTGAATACCAGGTGTTGAGATTTTGATAGCCTGTTCTGAAAGCTTCATTTTGTAGTCCCATTCGCCCACAGAGGCCCGCACCGACGGCTCGTGCCGCAGGGCAGTCAGTTTATAAACACCACCCAGAGCTGGCTGGTCGAAGGCCGTTACGAGTTTGGTACCCACTCCCCAGATGTTGATTTTGGCACCTTGCTGTTTCAGGCTGGTTATAATGGTTTCATCGAGATCATTACTGGCCACAATGGCGGTATCCGTAAATCCAGCCTCATCGAGCAATTTCCGGGCTTCGATACTAAGGTAGGCCAAATCGCCGGAATCGAGTCGTATGGCTGACAGTTTGTGCCCCTGACGTTTGAGTTGCCGCCCCGTTTCAATAGCATTGCGCACGCCCTGTATCGTATCGTATGTATCGACCAGCAGGGTAATGTTGTTTGGCATCACGTTAGCATAGGTCAGAAACGCTTCCAGTTCGTTTTCGAACGACATGACCCAGCTATGCGCATGGGTTCCCCGCACCGGAATACCATAGAGTTTACCGGCCAGCACATTCGATGTAGCGTCGCAGCCACCAATATAAGCGGCCCGCGAAGCCGTCATGCCTCCATCGACGCCCTGCGCCCGACGCAGCCCAAACTCCAGCAGGATATCCTGCTCAACAACCAGGCGCAGCCGAGCGGCTTTGGTGGCAATGAGCGATTCGAAGTTGATCAGGTTCAGGAGCGGTGTTTCAATCAACTGGCATTGCAGAATTGGTCCGCGTACCCGCACTAGTGGTTCGTTCGGAAAAACAACCGTGCCCTCCGGCATCGCTTCAATGTCGCAGGTGAGTTTCAGCGTTGCCAGGTAGTCCAGAAAAGCCTCTTCGAAGAGAGGCAACCCATCGCTCCCCGTAAGCGATCGCAGATAGCGCAGGTCTTTCTTCGAAAACCCGAAGTTTTCAATAAAGCCGATCACGTTGGTTAGCCCGCAGGCAATGGTAAACCCTCCGCCGAACGGGTTTTTCCGAAAGTATAAATTAAAGACAGCTTCTTTTTCGGCAGTTCCGGATTTCCAGTACCCATATGCCATAGTAACCTGATAGAGATCAGTCAGTAAGCTAAGAGAGGTGTCGTAAAGTTTGTTTGTCATACCGCGAATGTACAACTCAGCAACTTTCCTAAAAATTTTCACTCGTTTCAAACAAAAAAAGCATAAAT harbors:
- a CDS encoding LacI family DNA-binding transcriptional regulator, with protein sequence MSTKKTSLKDIAQKAGVSTALVSYVLNGKEKESRVGQEIAIKIRQIAAELNYQPNHLAKSLRSGKTHTIGLIIADISNPFFANIARVVEDEAKRNGYTVIIGSSDENADKSRDLLNVLINRQVDGFIIVSAENSESQIQYLNDKNIPFVLLDRYFPEIQTDFVSTDHYKASYEAGLHLVKNGYQRVGMIAYESKMYHMQERIRGYQDALRDALPGFQKSWLKRVRMNNIEKGVKAAIDEMLAGSQPVDSILFATYSLALGGLKYVNELGVKVPTDLAIVSFGQAEVFELYYCPVTYLRQPIVLLGQTAVELLVKKLKNNLNEPAQILMKAELVERASSKAKTTVSI
- a CDS encoding NmrA family NAD(P)-binding protein, coding for MKTLVIGGTGTVGSQVVAELLRQQASVRVLVTSSDKAALLPEGVEAVAGNMNEPATLPNAFDGIETVFLLNRQSHTEAAQAQFAIASAKRAGVRKIVYQSIHNVRNAPHIPHFRPKITVENVLKQSGLAYVLVSPNNFFQNDFWFARAIGDYGIYPQPIGNIGLNRVDVRDIAEVAAKVMLSDAYNGLTIPLVGPHKLTGPDTAHILSEQLGQAVRYAGNDLESWATEAKKTTPEWLVEDWKTMYRFFQDEGLRASANDLHLLTEVLGRAPRSYADFVAEHTSVFAQPVAAV
- a CDS encoding beta-N-acetylhexosaminidase, which encodes MKLLLTCLICGLLSFPLFAQTKYAILPKPVRLEERSGSFTIPAKLTIAVPANNADVRQIARLLADQLAKSTGYSPNITTGKAAKGISFVSAKGPELGAEGYKLTVSPKQIVIMAEQPAGFFYGVQSLMQLMPAAIFSPAKVDGVSWTVPACVVEDQPRYSYRGSMLDAGRNFMPVPFIKKYIDLLALHKMNTFHWHLTEDQGWRIEIKKYPKLTQISSIRPKSMIGRYSDNAYDNKPYGGFYTQDEVRDVVNYAQSRYVTVIPEIEMPGHSVAVLAAYPEFGSNPDKILEVASKWGVHDDVLFPREETFRFLEDVLTEVMDLFPSQYIHIGGDECPKTQWKQSRFCQDMIKKEGLKDEHELQSYFIRRIDKFISSKGRRLVGWDEILEGGLSPNATVMSWRGIKGGIAAARQNHDVIMTPNTYCYLDYYQADPKTQPIAIGGFLPLEKVYSFNPSVSDSLTTDQAKHVLGVQANIWTEYMPTTPYVEYMAFPRLIAVAETAWTPKEGKNFDDFKQRLDLHNKRLDYLKVNYFGAPINNSFPYQWPKK
- a CDS encoding TIGR03364 family FAD-dependent oxidoreductase: MATYDLIVVGAGALGAFHAYHAAKAGQRVLLLEKDQYPIGATVRNFGQVVPSGLAGRWFEYGRRSLEIYRDIQSQTDLTVRANGTVYIASDSDEWVLANELYDRYQAIGYPCELLSKLQCLTKYPLLQPDYVVGGLFFPDELSVEPEQMIHRLIAFAQKKYGVDYRPGSVVVDCQSNYGGAILTLANKQRFQAGRVLICSGHEVRLLFPEQLADAGLVVSKLQMLLVEPVAGVTLPGNMLTGLTIRRYESFQECPSYASIPKPEHLAELQKWGIHILFKQAIDGSFIVGDSHEYADATKAEDLGFHTQDYINQLMLTEARRIVTFPLEVRKTWAGFYSQTKAEIFEYDVDENIRIITGIGGKGMSSGAGYAEASIREMGL
- a CDS encoding HAD family hydrolase; the protein is MQSIELVVFDMAGTTVTDHHEVERCFAEAAAETGLIASDERILAMQGLSKRYVFSTLWKEQLGEMHPDVPQHVDVSYAAFQRILENHYRTQGATPTEGCLETFAYLRERGIAIALTTGFYRTVTDIILEKLGWLEGLDNRRMGSADSIIQLSIASDEVERGRPYPYMIERAIQWLGISDSKAVVNIGDTPSDLLSGRAAGVALNLGVTNGTHSQEQLEAYPHDRLLGSLKELPALLGANELTVGA
- a CDS encoding response regulator; protein product: MNGLRILVVEDQAITAMDLQETLQEAGHTVVATARTYQEAIDAFRKYPVDLALIDIQLNGSRDGIDTAKELLAIRRIPIIYLTANSEIQTFQSAKETLPSAYLLKPFQSHELKLQIELAYHNFENAVQPTADVPPGHLFLPIDKGYEKIDTNNVLYLKADGSYVRVFMVGKETVHHISTSLSHLAQYFPQSNFFRLSRSLLVNINHIERLESNYLYMVNHKIPIQIPVASRKELMKKLTVIRTK
- a CDS encoding histidine kinase dimerization/phosphoacceptor domain -containing protein, yielding MFWSNPRSVCLLVLLSMALGQSRAQKAIHLSLNEKRLQNAQQTEQKALRENDSLLLAEAWYLYGKTHAFAGDYAASQRYFLKSLGIQERRGDSFELGRLYVRLYENESRQNDMDDALHYVRQSLQVFQRIHSDEGLLRAYGALGQAYEIVWDGQWQHDNVKSDSILACYNAVRTLGHRLNDTLAIAEADLLVGQFLTRTQNPKSITYLEKALHLYSLKHKPGIQINTMVHLATAYRLTGKPERAYAILQQAETLYKQANMNELDYLIGMEREFVDYYETTGQWAKAYQRLKKLSQLEKTMLLEDRNGAVSRINMEYESEKKESLLKSQKRELTLQAATLQTQQRFTLAVSALLMMTIGMSIVFFRLYRKNQRISRQNAELVKEQNHRVKNNLQIVSSLLNLQAKRLSDATAKKAVEESQLRVQSMAILHRRLYDGDKLAQVRLDEFIEELITGILHTYGFTHAEHHFSIDKIDLTADKAIPLGLIINELVTNSCKYAFPGNKDPLLWVSCRKTGSRIQLVVADNGPGLTKTDQPALEPMTRNATKMKTFGMTLIQSQVEQLDGVGIFNTNDRYTATGAVFTLEFTV
- a CDS encoding nicotinate phosphoribosyltransferase; the encoded protein is MTNKLYDTSLSLLTDLYQVTMAYGYWKSGTAEKEAVFNLYFRKNPFGGGFTIACGLTNVIGFIENFGFSKKDLRYLRSLTGSDGLPLFEEAFLDYLATLKLTCDIEAMPEGTVVFPNEPLVRVRGPILQCQLIETPLLNLINFESLIATKAARLRLVVEQDILLEFGLRRAQGVDGGMTASRAAYIGGCDATSNVLAGKLYGIPVRGTHAHSWVMSFENELEAFLTYANVMPNNITLLVDTYDTIQGVRNAIETGRQLKRQGHKLSAIRLDSGDLAYLSIEARKLLDEAGFTDTAIVASNDLDETIITSLKQQGAKINIWGVGTKLVTAFDQPALGGVYKLTALRHEPSVRASVGEWDYKMKLSEQAIKISTPGIQQVRRFRNEQGFVADMIYDESNARIAPTPTPMTMIDPLDFTKRRKFDADQPYEDLLVPVFRSGNCVYENPDIHTIRNRVQTQLAGLHPGVKRFVNPHTYPVGLEKHLHELKTELILKLREGA